The genomic interval gtcaggaattgtgaaacacatttaaactcagtttatgtaagcttctgacttcaaatgtataCACTGATACATTGAGCCATGGAGCTTTTCACATTGCTTTCATCTATTTAGTCCTTTTCGATCAGGGAATTATAAAAGGGCTAGGGATCAACATGGAACCAGACCAGGGCTGAGTGTTCTCAGTGTTtgtgtggaagaggaggaggatgtttgAGGGGGAGGGGCCAGAGGCCAAAATTGAAGTGGGTCACAATGTAACCACACCACTTAAGTTTTGTCCTCATCCTTCACTTTAGCCTAAACCTCTctcatcaaattgtatttgtgacATGCATTTTCAGcgttcctgaaggagcagagcaATAGATGCATGCGGAGCCTGGTCCTGGAGTGGGACTGTACCACCCTGCAGGCCCTGAACATGCACAGCTACACTGACCCCCGCCTCCTCTCTGTGAGTTGGTCTCGCCTTGATGTTCAGCTTTATGTTTTGGAAAGTGCAAAATGTAATGTTCTGTCAACTcctacccaaataatgttgtcgACTAGTCCTTTACTTGTAGTTGTGGCCAGCATAAATGAGAGAAAAACCACTCTGTAAAACCCCACCTGAAACTTGTATCTGAACAGACCAATTCCCTTTTTATTTCACAGAAGAAGAGTGAAGATATGCGATTTGTGGCTGTGGGGGTGACCTCCATTGTCCTGCAATCTTTGGAGGGGACTCAGACCCAGCTGAATATCACTGGTGACTTGAGCCTGGACCCGCTACTGTTGGACTCTGTGGCCCCTGACTCAGCAGTGTGCATCAATGTGGTGCTCCAGGTGAAGTCTAAAGCCTCACAAAGCAAGCTACACAGGATGGCCGCTCTGCCTACTTGCGTTAAAAAAAAGAACATGCCAACGTGTGTAGCGAGGCAATTTGTAACCCCTCGCAATTACGCAGGAATGCTATTTTGTATTGATAAATGTGACAGATACCCTGTCTCATGGCCAAGGGAGGTGGTAGGTGGGAATGAGGTGGACCCAAATTTGTGGAAAAATAGTACTTTATTTTATTGCCGTTGCTTGATTGTAGGAAACATGGCATGACTTGAAGACTTGTCCTAATCATAAACATTCAGACTCATCACTAATGTCAAATTTTGACATTCTGTTTTCCTCTGCTGACAGGTTATTTACACGGTCACGTACAGTGAGGCTGGAGACATTGTGAATGTGAACGCGTCTTTGGTCCTTGGAGCCATCGACCGTAACATGGTCCCAATAGAGCAGGAGTTTCAAATTGAATTCATCCAGGTgccatatttatatatattttttagcatTTTGCATAGTTCTATGCATAGAACTTTTGCATCAACCCAGAAAAGTGGTTTACTCTTAATGTAAACGAAAGCCAAAATCCCTATCACTTCAGTCAGCAATACCTCTCTCCCCTTGATGTCTTCTGCTTGCAGAATGTTGACCAAGTGGCGCTCCACTCCAGTGGGAATCCTGGTTATGTTGTGGGGCTCCCTCTACTGGCTGGATCCAAAACAGCAGAATATCCTTTTTTGGAGTGGCCAGAGTGAGTTATAATTTCTCTTACATGGCATATTCTTCATGAGTTTTCACGTCATCAACTATCCATTTGTTCTGATCAAAGTGGCATGGGATCCCTTTGAAGAGCAGATGCTTCAGCTTTCTATGAGCTGTTGATTCACTAGTTCCGTGGTTTTCTTGAAATAACTCCCTATTTTTCTGTTTTTTAAGAGATATGAACATGAATATGCACCCTATTACTGACTCAATATTGAAGAACCCATATTAAAACGTATATGAAACCTATAAGTTATATCTGAGTATTTCTCAAACTTGACGAGAGGCCAGACATAATGTATTTGTGTCCTTAACTGTCCTGCTCACTGGAATAGTTCACAGTGCTGATTCGAGGGGAGCTTTTACCCTCCTCCATGGCTCCAAACTGTCAGACTGTCTCAGAGGGCCCCATTACCGCTCCCCTGTCCTGTTCGGGGTCGACATGGTGTCAGGCTGCACGTTGAGGTGAGAGAGGAAGACTGCTCTGTTCTACAGGACCTAAGGCCCAATCCCAAACAAATCCCTTGCTACTTTTTCTTGACCCTTGTCCCTCACCCCCTAATGTGAATGTCTTTGGTTGTCTGTAAGTAACTAAGGCATTGAGGTGAAGGAAATACTGTATTTCTCTTATCTATTTCTAGATTGGATGAGACTGCTAACTGCTCAGTGGTATCAGAAGTGGTTCTAGGAGTATTGAGGGGACAAAGCTTCCCCCAGTATGTGGCCTCTTTTGGGAATTCCCCACCTCAGAACCCAATGGACTGGGTGCCAATAATGAACCAAACCAAACCTACGGTGAGAAGCTTTGGGCAAAGTATTTTCATTGCATGTTAGAAAATATTAATTTGAATGTTGTGATGTAGATGTTGCTGTCATAGCATATATTAAGGATACATAGACAACCATTACATTACAACCATTAAAAACATACTGCAACGATGACACAAAACAGTAGATGAAATTGATAAGACATTTGGATTGAATCTTGAAAGTTTGCAGAGAAGGGATGGTTGATTGAAGGACTTCCACCACCAACAGACATAGTTGGTTATGAGAAGTGCTTTTTCCGGTTTCTCAACAACCACAATGGTGTAAACAACAATGACTCCATATTGATGGTTGGTAACAGCCCTTATATGTTTCTATTCTTTTGGACTAAGCAGGAAGCTCAGAGTTGCAGCATTCCCCTGTCTCTTCACCTGGAAGTGCAATGGACCCAATATGGATCCCTGGTGAACCCGCAGGCTCAGATTGTCAGTGTCATTGAAGTGATTCACACCAATACCAGCAACCTGGTAAACCTTGAGTCATCTTAAACATTATGGGACTTTACTACTAAAAAGTATGCTCAATGGAGAATATCCatgaaagtgctttttagtccaggactaggcttagtTTTTTTAACTgctttggtactattttcacaactcttagtacaaaactccaaACTGGTCACACTTGTAAAGCAGCCAGTCTTTCATTCAAAACCTGTCGTTGTGCATTCATTTGGATTGTAAAAATCTctcaccacacaaccattgattcaaaatatacactaccattcaaaagtctggggtcacttagaaatgtccttgtttttgaaagaaaagcaaaaagaattgtccattaaaataacataaaaattgatcagaaatacagtgtagacgttgttgtaaattactattgtagctggaaatggctgattgtTAATGGAAAATCTACATATTCATAGATATATatgcatacagaggcccattatcagcaaccagcactcctgtattccaatggcacgttgtgttagctaatccaaatgtattattttaaaaggctaattgatcattagaaaattattttgcaattatgttagcacagctgaaactgttgttctgattaaagaagcaataaaactggccttctttagactagttgagtatctggaccatcagcatttgtgggttcgattacaggctcaaaatgtccagaaaaaaaacctgtcagtatattcttgttctgagaaatgaaggctattccatgcaagaaattgccaagaaacggaagatctcgtacaacgctgtgtactactcccttcacagaacagcgcaaactgtctctaaccagaatagaaagaggggtgggaggcctcggtgcacaacttagcaagaggacaagtacattagagtgtctagcttgagaaacagacgcctcacaagtcctcaactggcagcttcattaaatagtacccgcaaaacaccagtctcaacgtcaacagtgaaaagaCGACTccggctggccttctaggcagagttgcaaagaaaaagccatatctcaaactggccaataaaaagaaaggattaagatgggcaaaagaacacagacactgaacagaggaagattggaaaaaagtgttatggacagatgaAATTAAGTTTTAGGTGTTTGGATCacaaagaacattcgtgagacgcagaaaaaattaaaagatgctggaggagtgcttgacgccatctgtcaagcatggtggagacaatgtgatggtctgggggtgctttggtggtggtaaagtgggagatttgtacagggtaaaagggatcttgaaaaAGGAATaatatcactccattttgcaacgccatgccataccctgtggacggcactTAATTGGAGctaatttcctcctacaacaggacaatgacccaaagcacagctccaaactatggaagaactatttagggaagaagcagtcagctggtattctgtctataatggagtggccagcacagtcaccggatctcaaccctattgagctgttgtgggagcagcttgaccgtatggtacgtgaGAAGTGCCCCATCAAGCCAATCAatcttgtgggaggtgcttcaagaagcatggggtgaaatctcttcagattacctcaacaaattgataccaaaggtctgcaaggctgtaattgctgcaaatggaggattttttgacgaaagcaaagtttgaaggacacaattattatctgaattaaaaatcattatttataaccgtgtcaacgtcttgactatatttcctattcattttgcaactaatttcatgtatgttttcatggaaaacaaggactttatttaagtgaccccaaacttttgaaaggtagtgtatatTACTCAAATAACTTGTAAAATGATCTTGCAGCAGTGTAAAGTATAACAAGCATACACATTCAGAAAATTTTGAGACACGGATTTGACGAAACCAATGTAATATTGATTGAATAGTGCTCTTTTTATAGAAGcatttgtcacaaagtgctgaacAAAAATTTAACTTGATCAGCTTGTATTTGTACAACAGCAACCAGAGCACCCATCCTGGCTACACTGATAAGTGTCTCACTTactaagtcgctctggagaatagtgtctgttaaatgaccaaaatgtaaatctAATACATGTAGTCCACTTACCAAGATCATTATATGCCCTGTAATGGAACAACAGACTTTCCTTAGAAATTGTAGGCTACTGTTCGATTCCCTTTATTCAAAAGTAACTTAATTTATGCATCTTAAACATATTGCGAAGTGATGGAACAATAGAGTTCCTCTTCCAGACCTCTGGTCAATGCTatgacacctttatttaacaccCTACTTATGTTTTATTGCCATTTTTCTTTTCCTCAGGCATTACTCTCTGGAGGCAGTCGTGTCATGTCTGTCACCAGCTCTGTGACCTTCATACCTGTGTCTGCAGCCGCCCGGCCGGGCTTCAAGGCCTCGCCCACTATCGACGCCAAGCTGCCTTACGACTTCTTCTTCCCTTTTGTTTGAACGACTGACAAACGGAAGAGTGGGAAGGTGTTGCACACACAAACAAGTAACCGCAACTATGTTTTAATATCCTCACCAGCATACCATTTAGAATGCATGGCCAATACATTGCTTCATTCTTAATCATATGCTAGTGTGGATATTGATGTTGCCTCTTTAGAGTCCGCTGGTACACTGACCAAAATGTAGAGCAAAAAATATGATGTTCTCTGATGCTACTCAGCTGCTGTTAGCAACaaccttttatttatttgtacataCTGTAGTTTAGATCAAATGAGAGAGTATAAAAAAAATCAATAAAGCAACATTTAATAATACTTTCACAGTGATTCATACTTGTATTGTCTTTGCATAGCAAGCAATGGGTATTCAGAAAAACAGCAAGATGCAACAAATTCATTACAGGATCTTATGTACAAAATATTAGCTGTCAATTCATTGCTTAGCTGAATAAAGGCAtagcagatatatatatatatatatatatatatatatctatatatatcaaATAAGACGTATGCTCATTGCATTGTGAGATACTGGCATATGAAGTCTGATCAGCTTTTATAATCTGCTTAAATATGCAGATAATGGTTGGAAGGTTGACCTAATCATGTGGAATCTATCTAGCCTAAGTGCCAGTCTTTGTGCTATATTACCAACTCCTTGTcattcattgtcatgccaaatgTTTGGTTTGACAATGATAGCAATTGAGTTGGCAAGAGTACAAACAgatttgggaccaggctagtatcTGTCTGGGCAGTGTAAGCTCCTGTCATGGTGGAATTACTGACACAAATGGTGTATGGATGGTCAACACTTTTCAGAATATGCCCTTGTTTATTGATCAATTCCAATAAAACTTTAGAAGTGGATAATGAAAATGGCATCTTGTTCCTCTTCCTGCATCAGTACTCAATGTCATGCTGTCGCAGGAGAGCCCGCAGTTTACTGTTCTCTTGTTCCTAAAAAGGTGAAGATATTGAAGGGTGTGTTGAAAAAGGGTCTATTGACTGACTGTAAGACACTGTATAAGAGTGTACTaaattatgtaaatgtaaatgtctttaAACTTGTCTTGGGCGGGTAGGGGTTTGGGTTCCCGGGGGCTGGCCAACTCACCGCCTTGCCGCTGCGCTCTTGTAGCTCGCTAACTTGCTGGACCAGTTGATCATTGCTCTCCTTCAGTTTGTGAACTTTGTGATCGGCCCTTGCCTTCACAGACACCAGGATACCTGAGTGGTGGGAGAAAACATGACATGTTGGACACAAACCCATTATACAACATTGGAGACCTAGCTAGCTGTGTGACATaaaggttgtgttcattagggcatgcatTGGATGAAGCTTTAAAATGTGTGTTTATTGGACATATCCAGggagtccctccctgtttcagtccattttcttccCTTTGATGCTTAATGAACGTGAACAAAGTACGAAATCTCTCACCGTTGACTATCCTGGCCACCCTCCAGAGCCTGAGGAGGATCAGGAGGCCCATACCGTCGAAGGCATCTTCACTGGCGATATACACAATGTCCAGGATGAAGGACACAATCACTACCAGCCCGTCAAATACCTCAAACTTGTGATGGAAGAACTCCAGCTGGTAAGCAAAGAGCTTCCCAGCCAGCTCCACCATGAAGAAGGTGAGAAGAGCCAGACTCAGGTAGTGGAAAACCTGGTGAAGAGGGAAAGGACAGAAGAGTTGTAGGAAGTTTGGGGTCACAGATTTTTTTGGGCTGTGTAATGTTGTTGTCCCCAGGACCGACTTTAGGAAACACTGCACTCTAGACTGACCTGAGGGGCAATGTGTCCATGCTCCAAATTGATGATTGTTAGGTCAATCAGTAGCTCGACCAGCACAAAGATGGCATCCAGGATGACCAGGCACACCACAACTATCTAAACCAGAGGCAAACACTCATCAGACAAGAACAACCTGTCAAGCATATGTGAGAATTTACTGTCTCATATTTGCGTCCTAgactgaaaaacacacacacacacatacgtaagTTCCCCATCCACAGTTGACATTTGATTTGAGCAAAGGTAACATTTACTAGCTGTGTTTGATTGATAGTATGAGCATTGCCTACTCCACTCATATTCCATACCTGGAATTTGTCGGAGCTGTAGAGCATCTTCAGGGAGTCTCTGAAG from Salvelinus fontinalis isolate EN_2023a chromosome 18, ASM2944872v1, whole genome shotgun sequence carries:
- the LOC129815335 gene encoding tectonic-1-like isoform X2 gives rise to the protein MDAFVWVLITLYTWTFFEFSVAQNTDDFNYTFARANESVIDLLGKQNFTDYENSTGLDVEIVSTASNVVSRRDGTGFSTPSTTESTPPSMSPQVPLPLSGSLPPSVTDVSRICPCDQLKDQCDPNCCCDPDCRQELALFTGCTVKTVRGEPKLCGQDVVTYTISETIDGYAQVQRSVQQEVNLDIFCIQSTNYEAGLSLATPEVPTAGNFDGLYKHFVQFLFGSANNGATTSTVEPLTSPGYLYGDVIETEEESGGRGFFRLPAPSVTAHCSDLNPAAFLKEQSNRCMRSLVLEWDCTTLQALNMHSYTDPRLLSKKSEDMRFVAVGVTSIVLQSLEGTQTQLNITGDLSLDPLLLDSVAPDSAVCINVVLQVIYTVTYSEAGDIVNVNASLVLGAIDRNMVPIEQEFQIEFIQNVDQVALHSSGNPGYVVGLPLLAGSKTADGIVHSADSRGAFTLLHGSKLSDCLRGPHYRSPVLFGVDMVSGCTLRLDETANCSVVSEVVLGVLRGQSFPQYVASFGNSPPQNPMDWVPIMNQTKPTALLSGGSRVMSVTSSVTFIPVSAAARPGFKASPTIDAKLPYDFFFPFV
- the LOC129815335 gene encoding tectonic-1-like isoform X1; its protein translation is MDAFVWVLITLYTWTFFEFSVAQNTDDFNYTFARANESVIDLLGKQNFTDYENSTGLDVEIVSTASNVVSRRDGTGFSTPSTTESTPPSMSPQVPLPLSGSLPPSVTDVSRICPCDQLKDQCDPNCCCDPDCRQELALFTGCTVKTVRGEPKLCGQDVVTYTISETIDGYAQVQRSVQQEVNLDIFCIQSTNYEAGLSLATPEVPTAGNFDGLYKHFVQFLFGSANNGATTSTVEPLTSPGYLYGDVIETEEESGGRGFFRLPAPSVTAHCSDLNPAAFLKEQSNRCMRSLVLEWDCTTLQALNMHSYTDPRLLSKKSEDMRFVAVGVTSIVLQSLEGTQTQLNITGDLSLDPLLLDSVAPDSAVCINVVLQVIYTVTYSEAGDIVNVNASLVLGAIDRNMVPIEQEFQIEFIQNVDQVALHSSGNPGYVVGLPLLAGSKTADGIVHSADSRGAFTLLHGSKLSDCLRGPHYRSPVLFGVDMVSGCTLRLDETANCSVVSEVVLGVLRGQSFPQYVASFGNSPPQNPMDWVPIMNQTKPTEAQSCSIPLSLHLEVQWTQYGSLVNPQAQIVSVIEVIHTNTSNLALLSGGSRVMSVTSSVTFIPVSAAARPGFKASPTIDAKLPYDFFFPFV
- the LOC129815336 gene encoding voltage-gated hydrogen channel 1-like, which gives rise to MSKYLRHFTTVGDDHTAQWQDEKLHEASEELGPATGQMPQGELSFRDSLKMLYSSDKFQIVVVCLVILDAIFVLVELLIDLTIINLEHGHIAPQVFHYLSLALLTFFMVELAGKLFAYQLEFFHHKFEVFDGLVVIVSFILDIVYIASEDAFDGMGLLILLRLWRVARIVNGILVSVKARADHKVHKLKESNDQLVQQVSELQERSGKAEQENSKLRALLRQHDIEY